The following are from one region of the Rhipicephalus microplus isolate Deutch F79 chromosome 1, USDA_Rmic, whole genome shotgun sequence genome:
- the LOC119170572 gene encoding putative RNA-directed DNA polymerase from transposon BS, which produces MQQSLTMASLSKSSPWTTVLQWNCRSLRRKRAEMTTWLSSKTDDTSPLVIALQEVNGPVLKIMGYDGYAPTEEQDSSTKTALYVRRGTTHVQLDTQPWCSTTLSVVGCRLEVSPQRTILVFCVYVVPESTRNKANKAPVDLSFIPHFRKIYPQDVILLCGDFNSQHVAWGYNKCSPRGRRIMQDASAYGLTLLNTPQTHTRLGQTVHQADTSPDLTWSTRPQLFQWEVLDDCMGSDHFPILIRFRTGDAITKTKSRASTRLSHITHWDKYRDLLQQQPPAKNIDHLLSQLCAAKRQATKNLRVPFDHPEPDRHLLTLWNRRLRILAQYRRSRHAAHHKARLRKIQRSIETYTTTLASDRWMAICETMNGQTHTSKVWTILRSLLGQRKTYNGAARVALREGISTQELAEQAAEVFFPQTSRPTANTYRKDASSEDTEPFNSPFTMLELEYALQHANTRSAPGADGVCVAHLRNMPLEYKHALLKEFNTVWDTGILPSTWKFSVVKPIPKPGKPPHTLSNLRPISLTSCVCKVMESMVNTRLMWYLEDRDLLAPTMYGFRAGLSTQDVLLRLKEDVLDSNSVHPRAVVAVDIRKAFDGVPHSTITTKARALGIKGKMYNFIAGFLEGRSYQVEIGQDASTVRTNHVGVPQGSVISPTLFNIAMYQLPRRLANVPGLKHAVYADDVTVWTHQGSVGEQEDVLQRALNIIHDYAMEAGLHTAPDKTEFVVIHGGRTTFAKQEEKKCFKLHIGNQPIMRKSTIRILGMHLDENCTASTWFQRVTKTSKQILHALRRISNRTRGVNEREMRQFVQAFLVSRIMYGLPYHPVNRTQIIKLDRLLNEAKRMVTGLPRYTRLDALKSCSKLNNLTELIDMHIHTQETRLRATNAGRYTLMLLGYDINTLPMLPNKTPPWEITVLTDGKPLPLNMDPNQRARRLNYAKRHARATSSLPMTERVVYTDAALPADGTSNTCYATAWYDQTNRNQSRRYHASADAMYSTRAELVGILDYLEWALEMSPQTDPVHHRVYTDSQAAHRACANVLYTDPVLQKIRHQTRLLRECGHDVTIHWVPGHCGIPGNEKAHRLARAHLLTALARASDTPSTFLATPPELADPIADKHITKQRRAAYLTAVGNPLSIPLLPSKVFTRRESVLLRRIQAGTLLTPFLLNRFHRGDTPPPVTGLCSTCNCRADLNHLCWECPVYNPPRLRALATIKRGPWPSSLRTWACPEPSPPDRAIEFWRALIMFLQDPAAPPVGDRLRDSHKIQAIQAAPT; this is translated from the coding sequence ATGCAACAAAGCCTTACCATGGCTAGCTTATCAAAATCATCGCCATGGACAACTGTCCTGCAGTGGAATTGCCGTTCGCTTCGTCGCAAGAGGGCTGAAATGACCACTTGGCTCTCCAGCAAGACAGACGATACCAGTCCATTGGTCATTGCCCTTCAAGAAGTCAACGGCCCTGTGCTGAAAATAATGGGCTATGACGGCTACGCCCCGACTGAAGAACAAGATTCATCCACGAAGACAGCATTATACGTGCGACGAGGAACTACGCACGTGCAGCTAGATACGCAACCGTGGTGCAGCACTACTCTTAGTGTTGTCGGTTGCCGGCTGGAAGTCTCACCTCAGCGTAcaattcttgtcttctgcgtttACGTGGTTCCTGAAAGCACCAGGAACAAAGCCAATAAGGCGCCGGTTGATCTCAGCTTCATACCGCACTTCAGGAAGATTTATCCACAAGATGTCATATTGTTGTGCGGAGACTTCAACTCTCAGCATGTCGCCTGGGGATACAACAAATGCAGCCCGCGTGGCAGGCGCATCATGCAGGATGCCTCGGCGTACGGGCTGACGCTTCTCAATACGCCCCAAACACACACGAGGCTGGGACAGACAGTTCACCAAGCAGACACATCCCCAGACCTTACCTGGAGCACCCGCCCACAGCTATTTCAGTGGGAGGTGCTGGATGATTGCATGGGAAGCGACCACTTCCCCATACTTATACGATTTCGCACAGGTGACGCCATTACGAAGACGAAGTCACGCGCCAGCACACGGCTAAGCCACATCACACACTGGGACAAATATCGCGATTTACTACAGCAACAGCCTCCAGCCAAGAATATTGACCATCTGCTTTCTCAGCTATGCGCAGCGAAACGGCAAGCCACCAAGAACCTACGGGTTCCTTTTGACCACCCAGAACCTGATAGGCATCTTCTCACTCTGTGGAATAGAAGGCTACGTATTCTGGCCCAGTACAGGCGGTCTCGCCACGCTGCGCATCACAAAGCACGGTTGCGCAAAATACAGCGTTCTATTGAGACATATACGACCACGTTAGCGTCAGACCGCTGGATGGCAATTTGTGAAACCATGAATGGGCAGACCCACACGTCAAAGGTCTGGACCATCCTGCGCTCTCTCCTCGGCCAACGCAAGACCTACAATGGCGCGGCTCGTGTGGCCCTCCGGGAGGGCATCAGCACACAGGAGCTCGCCGAACAAGCTGCTGAAGTGTTTTTCCCGCAGACATCTCGCCCCACAGCCAATACGTACCGGAAGGATGCAAGCTCTGAAGACACTGAGCCATTTAATAGCCCTTTCACCATGCTCGAGCTGGAGTATGCCTTGCAACATGCTAACACACGTAGTGCTCCAGGAGCCGATGGAGTATGCGTTGCTCATTTACGCAATATGCCTCTTGAGTACAAACACGCTCTCCTCAAAGAGTTTAATACAGTCTGGGATACCGGAATACTGCCCTCCACATGGAAGTTTTCGGTAGTCAAGCCCATACCGAAGCCTGGTAAACCACCCCATACCTTATCCAACCTCCGCCCGATCTCTTTAACCTCGTGTGTCTGCAAAGTCATGGAGAGCATGGTTAACACACGCTTGATGTGGTACCTTGAAGATCGCGACCTTTTGGCCCCTACAATGTACGGATTCCGCGCGGGCCTATCAACTCAAGATGTACTCCTTCGCCTAAAAGAAGACGTCCTCGACTCTAACTCGGTGCACCCACGGGCTGTTGTAGCAGTGGACATACGCAAAGCATTCGATGGCGTACCACACAGTACCATCACGACGAAAGCACGTGCCCTTGGGATTAAAGGGAAAATGTATAACTTCATAGCGGGCTTCCTCGAAGGGCGAAGCTACCAAGTCGAAATCGGCCAAGACGCCAGTACCGTACGAACCAACCACGTAGGTGTTCCCCAGGGCTCGGTGATTTCACCCACCCTCTTTAACATAGCCATGTACCAGCTACCAAGACGCCTTGCGAACGTACCGGGCCTGAAACACGCGGTGTATGCAGATGATGTAACCGTGTGGACGCATCAAGGATCCGTCGGTGAGCAGGAGGATGTCTTACAACGAGCCCTCAACATTATTCACGACTACGCAATGGAAGCAGGTTTACACACCGCTCCAGACAAAACAGAGTTTGTCGTCATTCATGGTGGCCGAACCACGTTTGCCAAGCAGGAAGAAAAGAAGTGTTTTAAACTTCACATTGGCAATCAACCTATAATGAGGAAATCCACTATCCGAATATTAGGAATGCACTTAGACGAGAATTGCACAGCGAGCACTTGGTTCCAACGCGTTACGAAGACTAGCAAACAAATCCTTCATGCTTTACGCAGAATCTCTAATCGCACTCGTGGAGTAAACGAACGCGAAATGCGGCAGTTTGTTCAAGCTTTTCTCGTCTCACGTATCATGTATGGACTGCCGTATCATCCGGTCAACCGTACGCAGATAATCAAACTCGACCGGCTGCTTAACGAGGCCAAACGCATGGTTACCGGACTACCAAGGTACACACGCCTGGATGCGCTCAAGAGCTGCAGCAAGCTCAATAATCTGACCGAGCTCATCGACATGCACATCCACACACAGGAAACGAGGCTTCGCGCAACAAATGCCGGGCGATACACGCTTATGCTTCTCGGGTATGACATCAACACACTGCCCATGCTGCCTAACAAAACGCCGCCTTGGGAAATCACGGTACTCACCGACGGCAAGCCACTTCCGTTGAATATGGACCCTAATCAGCGAGCACGGCGCCTTAACTACGCCAAGAGACATGCTAGGGCCACGAGTTCACTCCCCATGACTGAACGCGTCGTATACACTGACGCTGCACTTCCTGCAGACGGTACCAGTAACACTTGTTATGCCACTGCGTGGTACGACCAGACAAACAGAAATCAGAGCCGACGTTATCATGCTTCAGCAGATGCGATGTATAGCACTCGAGCAGAGCTAGTGGGCATCTTAGACTATTTGGAGTGGGCCCTCGAAATGTCACCTCAAACTGACCCTGTTCACCATCGTGTGTACACTGATTCCCAGGCTGCCCATCGGGCATGCGCTAATGTTCTTTACACAGATCCTGTACTCCAGAAGATCCGACACCAGACGCGCCTGCTCCGCGAATGTGGTCATGACGTTACCATCCACTGGGTCCCCGGGCATTGCGGTATCCCCGGAAACGAGAAGGCTCACAGATTAGCGCGCGCTCATCTCCTCACCGCGCTAGCCAGAGCTTCCGATACTCCTTCCACTTTTCTGGCTACCCCACCCGAGCTAGCAGATCCGATAGCAGATAAGCACATTACCAAACAACGTCGCGCCGCCTACCTCACAGCAGTGGGTAATCCACTCTCGATACCATTGCTTCCTTCGAAGGTATTCACACGGAGAGAGTCTGTCCTGCTTCGGAGAATTCAGGCAGGAACACTCCTTACCCCTTTCTTGCTGAACCGTTTCCACAGGGGTGACACGCCACCACCCGTGACAGGTCTCTGCTCCACGTGCAACTGCCGGGCTGATCTCAACCATTTGTGCTGGGAGTGCCCTGTGTACAACCCGCCTAGGCTCCGTGCCCTGGCCACCATAAAACGGGGACCCTGGCCTTCTTCTCTCCGGACATGGGCCTGCCCGGAGCCTTCGCCCCCTGATCGCGCCATCGAGTTCTGGCGAGCACTCATCATGTTCCTCCAGGACCCGGCCGCGCCACCGGTTGGCGACCGGCTCCGCGACAGCCACAAGATTCAAGCCATTCAAGCGGCCCCCACTTAG